In one Pyxidicoccus xibeiensis genomic region, the following are encoded:
- a CDS encoding ceramidase, producing the protein MSAPTTGFWGPSTSTVDWCETNYEHLHHVGELFNSASSLVLVLVGLVGLVLHRGVLERRFLLAFALLSVVGVGSTAFHATLLREYQMLDELPMLYLAIVIVYILLENRPQRRFGTWLPLALFGHAVLVTYLTAFTRGQAQFFLFQVSFASLEFYALGRTYFLQRRSPDPRAKRLFRLGIGAYALAIVLWLSDIQFCPTLNGTLPANGIPNPQFHAWWHVLVSLGFYALLLVIAHDRLGTLGRRPQVRSAARTIPRILPADA; encoded by the coding sequence ATGTCGGCACCCACGACGGGCTTCTGGGGCCCGAGCACCTCGACGGTGGACTGGTGCGAGACCAACTACGAGCACCTCCACCACGTCGGTGAGCTGTTCAACTCGGCGTCCAGCCTGGTGCTGGTGCTGGTGGGCCTCGTCGGCCTGGTGCTGCACCGGGGCGTGCTGGAGCGCCGGTTCCTGCTGGCCTTCGCGCTGCTGTCCGTGGTCGGCGTGGGCAGCACCGCGTTCCACGCCACGCTGCTGCGCGAGTACCAGATGCTGGACGAGCTGCCGATGCTCTACCTCGCCATCGTCATCGTCTACATCCTGCTGGAGAACCGCCCCCAGCGGCGCTTCGGCACCTGGCTGCCGCTGGCCCTCTTCGGGCACGCGGTGCTGGTGACGTACCTGACGGCCTTCACGCGGGGCCAGGCCCAGTTCTTCCTCTTCCAGGTGAGCTTCGCGTCCCTGGAGTTCTACGCGCTCGGCCGCACCTACTTCCTCCAGCGGCGCAGCCCGGACCCGCGCGCGAAGCGCCTCTTCCGGCTGGGCATCGGCGCCTATGCGCTCGCCATCGTCCTGTGGCTGAGCGACATCCAGTTCTGCCCCACGCTGAACGGGACGCTCCCGGCCAACGGCATTCCCAACCCTCAGTTCCATGCGTGGTGGCACGTGCTCGTGTCGCTCGGCTTCTATGCGCTCCTGCTCGTCATCGCCCATGACCGGCTGGGTACGCTCGGGCGCCGTCCCCAGGTGCGCTCCGCCGCCAGGACCATCCCCCGCATCCTGCCCGCGGACGCCTGA
- a CDS encoding beta propeller repeat protein encodes MLKRYRWLVATSAVAVVSVVAVPSGASAYKRWKARDARTKMANFLHDARAGEHSPEVLSELAASRAEAEPEEGEAEGDDPLRRQIAARMMWGVPTAEVLEHRSRVAHAEAKRWARMLPRPPAAWDWLKAPAATNKAVVSGLSWVNLGPTNANFQYNGTLYNEVDSGRVSGIAVHPADPQVVYLSTSGGGLWKTFNFGVAAPTWHPVSESLGNLAIGALDLDPSHPDTLYVGTGDFVDTPGGHVVKTEDGGATWSAPVRLTGQYPAGSGGRAVKALRIRAVKADPANASIVLAGTDVGLFRSTDGGASFTLVDLPNSAAPQRPENVWNIAHTGAVDGVSRWVISGVYACDAASLPPDPSVGQVANVDCTSGNPGDIWTSTDAGATWSSRRAAGTLPSTAVGRITLAAGTPSGAVPPVTVVYAQLGNQDEYNGPAGAGYWRSPDSGNSWTAINGTLANRTNSSTDCTTVNVNSAQAWYNAALAVDPANNNNVLAGGMLCGLRTTNGLAASPTWENVAHWLPSGGGASVTGGTLDYVHADWQQARIVRTGTGYVAMAGTDGGLYVSTNLFSGTPTQVVWNGQNRGIVTHLSYSVASGDPATGNPYLAYTGLQDNGTRFRDPAAGAASTTFNQVIGGDGFGATAARDTASGSTIYWASVNGSRRFCVPTAANSFCNSGTAWTTRNASTVVGCTGGDAQPFLIRYAAATASPSVNTVLTLTDYGVHRISGTSTTWQAISPCLTGFTRLISTSANHDGVYGVAMSGGRFYVTSNCQGTTTACTWTRSSILGFDVNGNGSITLDEQVSYTTQVAFPPTTPAGRNLGDVYVAASAAPQALDGLTVVPDALGHLFITQDRGATWAPLHGNGTGADLPNVGINAVKYDPSDLTNNTLYVGTELGVYRTTDGGQTWHRFGNGLPLVSVTDMFISRTGAMMRVGTYGRGLWEIYPSATAEKGVSGNGDWNRDQQLDFEDLAAAASRLGTDPSTTARPYYDWNTDMTGAVNGTDSADLTELLNRIGGRP; translated from the coding sequence TTGCTCAAGCGTTATCGGTGGCTCGTCGCGACCTCCGCGGTCGCGGTGGTCTCGGTCGTTGCCGTGCCCTCAGGTGCCAGTGCGTACAAGCGCTGGAAGGCGCGCGACGCGCGCACGAAGATGGCCAACTTCCTCCACGACGCGCGTGCCGGAGAGCACTCGCCGGAGGTGCTCTCGGAGCTGGCCGCTTCGCGAGCGGAGGCGGAGCCCGAGGAGGGCGAGGCCGAGGGCGACGACCCGCTGCGCCGCCAGATTGCGGCACGGATGATGTGGGGCGTGCCTACCGCGGAGGTGCTGGAGCACCGCTCACGGGTGGCACACGCGGAGGCGAAGCGGTGGGCGCGGATGCTGCCCCGGCCGCCCGCGGCGTGGGACTGGCTCAAGGCGCCGGCCGCCACCAACAAGGCCGTCGTGTCCGGCCTGTCGTGGGTGAACCTGGGGCCCACCAACGCGAACTTCCAGTACAACGGCACCCTCTACAACGAGGTGGACTCCGGCCGCGTGTCCGGCATCGCCGTCCACCCGGCGGACCCGCAGGTGGTGTACCTGTCCACCAGCGGCGGCGGCCTCTGGAAGACCTTCAACTTCGGCGTCGCGGCGCCCACCTGGCATCCGGTGAGCGAGTCGCTGGGCAACCTCGCCATCGGCGCGCTCGACCTGGACCCGAGCCACCCGGACACGCTCTACGTGGGCACGGGTGACTTCGTGGACACCCCGGGCGGGCACGTGGTGAAGACGGAGGACGGCGGCGCCACCTGGAGCGCCCCGGTGCGGCTGACCGGCCAGTACCCCGCGGGCTCCGGCGGCAGGGCCGTCAAGGCGCTGCGCATCCGCGCGGTGAAGGCGGACCCCGCCAACGCCAGCATCGTGCTGGCGGGCACCGACGTGGGCCTGTTCCGCTCCACCGACGGGGGCGCGAGCTTCACCCTGGTGGACCTGCCCAACAGCGCCGCCCCCCAGCGGCCGGAGAACGTGTGGAACATCGCCCATACGGGCGCCGTCGACGGGGTGAGCCGCTGGGTCATCAGCGGCGTGTATGCGTGTGACGCCGCCTCGCTGCCGCCGGACCCGAGCGTGGGCCAGGTGGCGAACGTGGACTGCACCTCGGGCAACCCGGGCGACATCTGGACGAGCACCGACGCGGGCGCCACCTGGAGCTCGCGCCGCGCGGCCGGCACCCTTCCCTCCACCGCCGTGGGCCGCATCACCCTGGCGGCGGGCACGCCCTCGGGCGCCGTCCCGCCGGTGACGGTGGTGTACGCGCAGCTGGGCAACCAGGACGAGTACAACGGCCCCGCGGGCGCGGGCTACTGGCGCTCGCCGGACTCGGGCAACTCGTGGACGGCCATCAACGGAACGCTCGCCAACCGCACCAACTCCTCGACGGACTGCACCACCGTCAACGTGAACAGCGCGCAGGCCTGGTACAACGCGGCGCTGGCCGTCGACCCCGCCAACAACAACAACGTCCTGGCGGGCGGCATGCTGTGCGGCCTGCGCACCACCAACGGCCTGGCCGCCTCGCCCACCTGGGAGAACGTGGCCCACTGGCTGCCCAGCGGCGGCGGCGCGTCCGTCACCGGCGGCACGCTGGACTACGTGCACGCGGACTGGCAGCAGGCGCGCATCGTCCGCACCGGCACGGGATACGTCGCCATGGCGGGCACCGACGGCGGCCTCTACGTCTCCACCAACCTCTTCAGCGGCACGCCGACGCAGGTGGTGTGGAACGGGCAGAACCGGGGCATCGTCACGCACCTGAGCTACTCGGTGGCCTCGGGGGACCCGGCCACGGGCAACCCGTACCTGGCCTACACCGGCCTGCAGGACAACGGCACGCGCTTCCGGGACCCGGCCGCGGGCGCCGCCTCCACCACCTTCAACCAGGTCATCGGCGGCGACGGCTTCGGCGCCACGGCCGCGAGGGACACGGCGTCCGGCAGCACCATCTACTGGGCGAGCGTCAACGGCAGCCGCCGCTTCTGCGTGCCCACCGCCGCCAACAGCTTCTGCAACTCCGGCACCGCGTGGACCACGCGCAACGCCTCGACGGTGGTCGGCTGCACCGGCGGCGACGCCCAGCCGTTCCTCATCCGCTATGCGGCGGCCACCGCCAGCCCCAGCGTCAACACGGTGCTGACGCTCACCGACTACGGCGTGCACCGCATCAGCGGGACGAGCACCACCTGGCAGGCCATCAGCCCGTGCCTCACCGGCTTCACGCGGCTCATCTCCACGTCCGCCAACCATGACGGCGTGTACGGCGTGGCCATGTCCGGCGGCCGCTTCTACGTCACCAGCAACTGCCAGGGCACCACCACCGCCTGCACGTGGACGCGCAGCAGCATCCTGGGCTTCGACGTCAACGGCAACGGCAGCATCACCCTGGACGAGCAGGTCTCCTACACCACGCAGGTGGCCTTCCCGCCCACCACCCCCGCGGGCCGCAACCTGGGGGACGTGTACGTGGCGGCGAGCGCGGCGCCCCAGGCGCTGGACGGCCTCACGGTGGTGCCGGACGCGCTGGGCCACCTCTTCATCACCCAGGACCGCGGCGCCACGTGGGCCCCGCTGCACGGCAACGGCACCGGCGCGGACCTGCCCAACGTGGGCATCAACGCCGTGAAGTACGACCCGTCGGACCTCACCAACAACACGCTCTACGTGGGCACCGAGCTGGGCGTGTACCGCACCACCGACGGCGGCCAGACGTGGCACCGCTTCGGCAACGGCCTGCCGCTGGTGAGCGTGACGGACATGTTCATCAGCCGCACCGGCGCGATGATGCGCGTGGGCACCTACGGGCGTGGCCTGTGGGAAATCTACCCGTCCGCCACCGCCGAGAAGGGCGTCAGCGGCAACGGAGACTGGAACCGCGACCAGCAGCTCGACTTCGAGGACCTGGCCGCCGCCGCCAGCCGGCTGGGCACGGACCCGTCCACCACCGCGCGCCCCTACTACGACTGGAACACCGACATGACCGGCGCGGTGAACGGCACGGACTCCGCCGACCTCACCGAGCTGCTCAACCGCATCGGAGGCCGCCCGTGA
- a CDS encoding ATP-grasp domain-containing protein, with product MSPSRNPRRTHAILFGRNPHQSDTFDVEADAAEALGVDTYQVDLWTLLNGNAARALAAVPDRGELRLLYRGWMLTEEEYGALDEAVSELGHQLMTTPEQYAAAHYLPNWYPRLAAYTARSVWTEGPDAKEAWHAARAALGPSPWIVKDHVKSAKERWEEACFVPAGATLDDFERTCANLLEARGDRFERGFVVRRFLPLKAYGRTPSGPAHLEYRLFFGHGRLLAAEPYHEFDVEVPDFTAFEALGRRIDSGFFTLDVAMLEDGGWAVVEVNDGGVSGLPASLDPRDLFAALLRLR from the coding sequence ATGTCTCCTTCCCGGAACCCGCGTCGCACTCACGCCATCCTCTTCGGTCGCAACCCGCACCAGTCCGACACGTTCGACGTCGAGGCCGACGCAGCCGAGGCGCTCGGAGTCGACACGTACCAGGTCGACCTGTGGACGCTGCTCAACGGCAACGCGGCGCGGGCCCTGGCCGCCGTGCCCGACCGGGGCGAGCTCCGGCTGCTCTACCGCGGCTGGATGCTCACGGAGGAGGAGTACGGCGCGCTGGACGAGGCCGTCTCCGAGCTGGGGCACCAGCTGATGACGACACCGGAGCAGTACGCGGCGGCGCACTACCTCCCCAACTGGTACCCGCGCCTCGCCGCGTACACCGCGCGCTCCGTGTGGACGGAAGGGCCGGACGCGAAGGAGGCCTGGCATGCGGCCAGGGCGGCGCTCGGCCCCTCGCCGTGGATTGTGAAGGACCACGTGAAGTCGGCCAAGGAGCGCTGGGAGGAGGCCTGCTTCGTGCCGGCCGGCGCGACGCTCGACGACTTCGAGCGGACCTGCGCCAACCTGCTGGAGGCGCGCGGCGACCGCTTCGAGCGCGGCTTCGTGGTCCGCCGGTTCCTGCCGCTCAAGGCGTATGGGCGGACGCCGTCGGGGCCGGCCCACCTGGAGTATCGCCTCTTCTTCGGGCACGGCCGCCTGCTTGCCGCAGAGCCGTACCATGAGTTCGACGTGGAGGTGCCGGACTTCACCGCTTTCGAGGCGCTGGGCCGTCGCATCGACTCGGGGTTCTTCACCCTGGACGTCGCGATGCTGGAGGACGGCGGCTGGGCCGTGGTGGAGGTGAACGATGGCGGCGTGTCCGGCCTGCCTGCCAGCCTGGACCCTCGCGACCTCTTCGCCGCGCTCCTGCGGCTCCGGTAG
- a CDS encoding SDR family oxidoreductase gives MSKRLLNKVAVITGGNSGIGLATAQLFVEQGAKVVIFGRDAATLRTAGEHLGAAALTVQGDVTRMEDLDRLYARTAETFGKVDVVFANAGVARLRTLENSDEAFFDEVMAINLKGTFFTVKKALPHLNSKASIILNTSVVNSLGMPMTSVYAATKAAVRSLARSLSAELVDRGIRVNALSPGGIQTPIAMKMDNTREELMAYGQRFMARLPMKRMGGAEEVARAALFLASEDSSYVLGSELAVDGGITQL, from the coding sequence ATGTCGAAGCGATTGCTGAACAAGGTAGCGGTCATCACGGGTGGCAACAGCGGTATCGGGCTGGCGACGGCCCAGCTGTTCGTGGAGCAGGGCGCGAAGGTGGTCATCTTCGGGCGGGACGCGGCGACGCTGCGCACGGCGGGCGAGCACCTCGGCGCGGCGGCGCTGACCGTCCAGGGCGACGTCACCCGGATGGAAGACCTGGACCGGCTCTACGCGCGGACCGCGGAGACCTTCGGCAAGGTGGACGTGGTGTTCGCGAACGCGGGCGTGGCCCGGCTGAGGACGCTCGAGAACTCGGACGAGGCGTTCTTCGACGAGGTGATGGCCATCAACCTCAAGGGGACCTTCTTCACGGTGAAGAAGGCGCTGCCCCACCTCAACTCGAAGGCGTCCATCATCCTCAACACCTCGGTTGTGAACTCGCTCGGCATGCCGATGACGAGCGTGTACGCGGCCACCAAGGCCGCGGTGCGCTCGCTCGCGCGCAGCCTCTCCGCCGAGCTGGTGGACCGGGGCATCCGCGTCAACGCACTGAGCCCGGGCGGCATCCAGACGCCCATCGCCATGAAGATGGACAACACGCGCGAGGAGCTGATGGCCTATGGCCAACGGTTCATGGCGCGACTGCCCATGAAGCGGATGGGCGGAGCAGAAGAAGTGGCCCGCGCCGCACTGTTCCTCGCCTCGGAGGACTCGTCCTACGTCCTGGGCTCCGAGCTGGCGGTGGACGGCGGCATCACCCAGCTCTGA
- a CDS encoding DEAD/DEAH box helicase, with translation MRTPLDRSLPPEAAVPPGGRVIVIAPTRAACETIELAMGVHLDTWLERHHGARLRELARSGKGFGIVAGTGTGKTLAIRPIAEEVVGTGGAPLRVGVVNREREATPEAAACDVIIVTTGIARRWFQHGDIRPHDTLVIDEIHQTSAELELCLALGKRVGCRFIWLSATVDPSFYVRYLDSADVLEVTAFDPARAATVVVDRRAPLAFLDDTFLTDVQAGRRGVGLFLPTRAAVEQAALHVRTHWPRIHAVHYHGGQPIRVIRPFLEGTEPRPYLLAMTAAGQSALNVPGLDTVVIDDTRFANLIEGGRNVLTRLHLGNNELLQMAGRVHGRVEGGRVFILSDRVVDFAALRPTAPEFQLAGDTERVALTAAALGVRADALDLPVPLDRAAYAQVLHRLRTRNLVDAEGRLTAYGRAVEALPVEREWAELIVNAEDALLPFLAVCSAIESLHRMTRDERDLEGVLVPGSDHLTAYSLYAEAYREAGFVGEVYGLPRHLFDTEALGRWADRRGVLVKAVEDAALAMASVYRSVGKDLPEQLPPADEGVHRRFADLLACFMPFDLVVDELTADGEPAKVAKTSVCGSWGAVAGTLRYFADRSGAIHASIEGTQVPADLLRKYARRSGPEVAYDTFQRSLVLQWRLEHSGFEPEREAQVLDAWGPELAGRARHALAEALARGEAHHPAVRRNQPLVDEVREVWRRSGGRTPALTVPELTARYEAALEGVSSMEDFQARPLELDLEALVPPEVREPYLSLPDTVSVREQDVGLFYDVEEDPEGEPHGFVWLHLPEKLARTLVEEELPELDRPVRFRVSRGRRGFVRADSLYELQDALELPWTPDELEQAGDRGHGGRR, from the coding sequence GTGCGTACCCCTCTCGACCGCTCCCTTCCCCCCGAGGCCGCAGTGCCGCCGGGTGGACGTGTCATCGTCATCGCCCCCACGCGCGCGGCGTGCGAGACCATCGAGCTGGCCATGGGCGTCCACCTGGACACCTGGCTGGAACGGCACCACGGCGCCCGCCTGCGGGAGCTGGCCCGGTCTGGGAAGGGCTTCGGCATCGTCGCCGGCACCGGGACGGGGAAGACGCTCGCCATCCGGCCCATCGCGGAGGAGGTGGTTGGCACGGGAGGCGCGCCGCTCCGGGTGGGCGTGGTGAACCGCGAGCGCGAGGCGACGCCCGAGGCGGCCGCCTGTGACGTCATCATCGTCACGACAGGCATTGCCCGGCGCTGGTTCCAGCACGGGGACATCCGGCCGCACGACACGCTCGTCATCGACGAAATCCACCAGACGTCGGCGGAGCTGGAGCTGTGCCTCGCGCTCGGCAAGCGCGTGGGCTGCCGGTTCATCTGGCTGTCGGCCACCGTGGACCCCTCCTTCTACGTGCGCTACCTGGACAGCGCCGACGTGCTGGAGGTCACCGCCTTCGACCCGGCCCGCGCGGCCACCGTCGTCGTCGACCGGCGGGCGCCGCTCGCGTTCCTCGATGACACGTTCCTCACCGACGTCCAGGCTGGCCGCCGCGGCGTGGGCCTGTTCCTCCCCACGCGCGCGGCCGTCGAGCAGGCCGCGCTGCACGTGCGCACCCACTGGCCGCGCATCCACGCGGTGCACTACCACGGCGGACAGCCCATCCGGGTCATCCGGCCCTTCCTCGAGGGCACGGAGCCCCGGCCGTACCTCCTGGCGATGACGGCGGCGGGGCAGAGCGCCCTCAACGTGCCCGGGCTGGACACGGTGGTCATCGACGACACGCGCTTCGCCAACCTCATCGAGGGCGGGCGCAACGTGCTCACGCGCCTCCACCTGGGGAACAACGAGCTCCTCCAGATGGCCGGGCGCGTCCACGGCCGCGTGGAAGGAGGACGCGTCTTCATCCTGAGCGACCGGGTCGTCGACTTCGCGGCCCTCCGGCCCACGGCGCCAGAGTTCCAGCTCGCGGGCGACACGGAGCGCGTCGCGCTCACCGCCGCCGCCCTGGGCGTGCGGGCCGACGCGCTGGACCTGCCGGTGCCGCTGGACCGCGCTGCCTATGCGCAGGTGCTCCACCGGCTGCGGACGCGCAACCTCGTGGACGCGGAAGGAAGGCTCACCGCGTACGGCCGGGCGGTGGAAGCGCTGCCGGTGGAGCGCGAGTGGGCGGAGCTCATCGTCAACGCGGAGGACGCGCTGCTGCCCTTCCTCGCCGTGTGCAGCGCCATCGAGTCGCTGCACCGCATGACGCGCGACGAGCGCGACCTGGAGGGCGTGCTCGTCCCCGGGAGTGACCACCTCACCGCCTACAGCCTGTATGCCGAGGCATACCGGGAGGCGGGCTTCGTGGGAGAGGTGTACGGGCTGCCTCGCCACCTGTTCGACACGGAGGCGCTGGGGCGCTGGGCCGACCGGCGCGGGGTGCTGGTCAAGGCGGTGGAGGACGCGGCGCTGGCCATGGCGAGCGTCTACCGCAGCGTGGGGAAGGACCTGCCCGAGCAGCTGCCGCCCGCCGACGAGGGGGTGCACCGGCGCTTCGCGGACCTGCTCGCGTGCTTCATGCCCTTCGACCTGGTGGTGGACGAGCTGACGGCGGACGGCGAGCCGGCGAAGGTCGCGAAGACGAGCGTGTGCGGCAGCTGGGGCGCGGTGGCGGGGACGCTTCGCTACTTCGCCGACCGCTCCGGCGCCATCCACGCCTCCATCGAGGGCACGCAGGTGCCGGCCGACCTGCTGCGGAAGTACGCGCGCCGGAGCGGCCCGGAGGTCGCGTACGACACGTTCCAGCGCTCACTCGTACTTCAGTGGCGCCTGGAGCACTCCGGCTTCGAGCCGGAGCGCGAGGCGCAGGTGCTCGACGCCTGGGGGCCCGAGCTGGCCGGACGCGCGCGGCACGCTCTGGCGGAGGCCCTGGCGCGCGGGGAGGCGCACCATCCGGCCGTGCGCCGGAACCAGCCGCTCGTCGACGAGGTGCGCGAGGTGTGGCGCCGCTCCGGCGGCCGCACGCCCGCGCTCACGGTGCCCGAGCTGACCGCGCGCTATGAGGCCGCGCTGGAAGGCGTGTCGTCGATGGAGGACTTCCAGGCTCGTCCGCTGGAGCTGGACCTGGAGGCGCTGGTGCCGCCCGAGGTGCGCGAGCCGTACCTGTCCCTGCCCGACACGGTGAGCGTGCGGGAGCAGGACGTGGGCCTGTTCTACGACGTGGAGGAGGACCCGGAAGGGGAGCCGCACGGCTTCGTGTGGCTCCACCTGCCGGAGAAGCTGGCGCGCACGCTCGTGGAGGAGGAGCTTCCCGAGCTGGACCGGCCGGTGCGCTTCCGGGTGAGCCGGGGCCGGCGCGGCTTCGTCCGCGCTGACAGCCTCTACGAGCTGCAGGATGCGCTGGAACTGCCATGGACCCCCGACGAGCTCGAGCAGGCGGGCGACAGGGGCCATGGAGGCCGGCGCTAA
- a CDS encoding spermidine synthase, protein MLLSRVSRWLGTPRTVLYVGRPGGRRCIVSEDRLGRRYLQFGWDSSYQSVVGPGFPLRLELEYTQAMVAAVAFVEEPRRILMVGVGGGAIPMFLRAVLPQAHIDAVDSDAEVLEVARRYFGFREDSQLHAHVADGRRFLEAPGPAYDVILLDAYGPRGVPARLTTREFLLAAQARLAPGGAVVSNVHRAPNPLFPAMLQTWQASFAQLHAFDARETANRILVGLTHLRKVSRAELRVRAQRMERGVPFSLRAMMARRYEDRAVRRAAIEGRAPPPAARVLRDPED, encoded by the coding sequence ATGCTCCTGTCGCGCGTCTCGCGCTGGCTCGGCACTCCGCGCACGGTGCTGTACGTGGGCAGGCCCGGCGGCCGCCGGTGCATCGTGAGCGAGGACCGCTTGGGACGGCGCTACCTCCAGTTCGGCTGGGACAGCTCGTACCAGAGCGTGGTGGGGCCGGGCTTCCCGCTGCGGCTGGAGCTCGAATACACGCAGGCGATGGTCGCGGCGGTGGCCTTCGTCGAGGAGCCCCGGCGCATCCTGATGGTGGGAGTGGGCGGAGGCGCCATTCCCATGTTCCTGCGCGCCGTGCTGCCCCAGGCCCACATCGACGCGGTGGACAGCGACGCGGAGGTCCTCGAGGTGGCGCGGCGCTACTTCGGCTTCCGCGAGGACTCCCAGCTCCATGCGCACGTGGCCGACGGGCGTCGCTTCCTCGAGGCACCGGGCCCCGCCTATGACGTCATCCTCCTGGACGCCTACGGTCCCCGAGGCGTCCCCGCGCGGCTGACGACGCGGGAGTTCCTGCTGGCGGCCCAGGCCCGGCTGGCTCCGGGTGGGGCGGTGGTGAGCAACGTACACAGGGCGCCCAACCCGTTGTTCCCCGCGATGCTCCAGACCTGGCAGGCGAGCTTCGCGCAGCTCCATGCCTTTGACGCGCGCGAGACGGCCAACCGCATCCTCGTGGGGCTCACGCACCTCCGAAAGGTCTCTCGCGCGGAGCTGCGGGTCCGCGCCCAGCGAATGGAGCGCGGCGTGCCCTTCAGCCTGCGCGCGATGATGGCCCGCAGGTATGAGGACCGGGCCGTGCGCCGTGCGGCCATCGAGGGCAGGGCGCCACCGCCGGCCGCGCGCGTGCTGAGGGACCCGGAGGACTGA
- a CDS encoding DJ-1/PfpI family protein — MDIAFLLYDNMTSLDFIGPYQVLGLLPKVRLHLAAVEAGPIRTDLGVKLHADKRLEEVTRADIVVVPGSPDPSKTMADPRVQAWLRALDATSTWTTSVCTGSLILGAAGLLQGKRATTHWIAMDALRTFGATPVAERVVFDGKTVSAAGVSAGIDMALALAGKAVGPMVAQCIQLGIEYDPEPPYNAGSLKVAPPEVIEASRAMLSSVMPG; from the coding sequence ATGGACATCGCGTTCCTGCTCTACGACAACATGACCTCGCTGGACTTCATCGGCCCGTACCAGGTGCTCGGCCTGCTGCCGAAGGTGCGCCTCCACCTGGCCGCCGTGGAGGCAGGCCCCATCCGCACCGACCTGGGCGTGAAGCTCCATGCGGACAAGCGCCTGGAAGAGGTGACGCGCGCGGACATCGTCGTCGTCCCCGGAAGCCCGGACCCTTCGAAGACGATGGCCGACCCCAGGGTGCAGGCCTGGCTGCGCGCGCTGGATGCGACGTCCACCTGGACGACGTCGGTGTGCACCGGCTCGCTCATCCTGGGCGCGGCCGGGCTGCTCCAGGGCAAGCGCGCCACGACGCACTGGATTGCAATGGACGCCTTGCGCACCTTTGGTGCGACGCCCGTGGCGGAGCGGGTGGTGTTCGATGGGAAGACTGTGTCCGCCGCGGGGGTGTCCGCCGGCATCGACATGGCACTGGCCCTCGCGGGGAAGGCCGTCGGACCGATGGTGGCCCAGTGCATCCAGCTTGGCATCGAGTACGACCCGGAGCCGCCCTACAACGCTGGCTCGCTGAAGGTGGCGCCTCCCGAGGTGATTGAGGCCAGCCGGGCCATGCTGTCCTCGGTCATGCCGGGGTAG
- a CDS encoding GlxA family transcriptional regulator gives MSANPSRSPRRVVIVAFPEVQLLDIAGPSSVFTTATKLVGPKKPGYHVEVAALRPGPVATEGGLLLQATVPLARVRGEVDTLLVPGGMITMSPDSELALSPHLRRLAGRCRRVASVCTGSFLLARAGLLEGKRATTHWLACDALKEQHPGCEVQGDQIYLRDGRIWTSAGVTSGIDLALALVEEDLGRNVARQVARLLVVYLRRPGGQSQFSVQMASQWASRAPIRDVQEWLPEHLQEDLSVEKLARRAAMSPRNFARAFRDQVGVTPARYVERMRLEAARASLESTQQTVKEIATEVGFGTLETMHRVFKRALGVTPADYRGRFAAQA, from the coding sequence ATGTCTGCCAACCCGAGCCGATCGCCCCGACGCGTGGTGATTGTCGCCTTCCCCGAGGTGCAGCTCCTGGACATCGCGGGGCCCTCGTCGGTGTTCACCACGGCCACGAAGCTCGTGGGCCCGAAGAAGCCGGGCTACCACGTGGAGGTCGCGGCCCTGCGGCCCGGCCCCGTGGCGACGGAGGGCGGACTGCTCCTCCAGGCAACTGTGCCGCTCGCGCGGGTGCGCGGCGAGGTGGACACGCTGCTCGTCCCAGGGGGCATGATCACCATGAGCCCGGACTCGGAGCTGGCGCTCTCCCCCCACCTGCGCCGCCTGGCCGGCCGCTGCCGGCGGGTGGCGTCCGTCTGCACGGGCAGCTTCCTGCTCGCGCGGGCGGGCCTCCTGGAGGGCAAGCGCGCCACCACCCACTGGCTGGCCTGCGACGCGCTGAAGGAGCAGCACCCCGGCTGCGAGGTGCAGGGCGACCAGATCTACCTCCGGGACGGGCGCATCTGGACGTCGGCTGGAGTCACCAGCGGCATCGACCTGGCGCTCGCGCTCGTGGAGGAGGACCTGGGCCGCAACGTCGCCCGGCAGGTGGCGCGGCTGCTGGTGGTGTATCTCCGCCGGCCAGGCGGGCAGAGCCAGTTCAGCGTGCAGATGGCCTCGCAGTGGGCCTCGCGCGCCCCCATCCGCGACGTGCAGGAGTGGCTGCCGGAGCACCTCCAGGAAGACCTGTCCGTGGAGAAGCTCGCACGGCGCGCGGCGATGAGCCCGCGCAACTTCGCCCGGGCCTTCCGTGATCAGGTGGGCGTGACACCCGCCCGCTACGTCGAGCGGATGCGCCTGGAGGCCGCGCGCGCCTCGCTGGAGTCGACGCAGCAGACGGTGAAGGAGATCGCCACCGAGGTGGGCTTCGGCACCCTGGAGACCATGCACCGCGTCTTCAAGCGGGCGCTCGGGGTGACCCCGGCCGACTACCGGGGTCGCTTCGCCGCCCAGGCCTGA